Proteins encoded together in one Porites lutea chromosome 2, jaPorLute2.1, whole genome shotgun sequence window:
- the LOC140925740 gene encoding uncharacterized protein — protein MPRWCIAYGCTNSSDMEIKKSWHRLPLENKELLSKWLAKIRRTNTPVNEHSRLCGDHFEADCFNRIPGSSRVNLKPGSIPTKFCFVQEKTPRKLPAERKSVDRKQPRLNVNNPSDDIAECEIDNMELEIEESEEERLRRRIKELELSLERETARRKTAEAALETKRFSVKNLRQDPKVFKFYTGFTEEQFSCLLEFLGDGMNNLTYWGSSSASNSNNEDLGGLKPGPSRKLTAEDELLLVLTRLRVGMLEQDLAVRFELSQSNVSRIITTWVNAMFHRFKEVEIWPMREQAFANLPEKVREFCPTLRCIIDATEIYIEQPQNPEAQQLTFSTYNNHNTLKSLIGISGDGAINFVSTLEVGSISDRDLTVKSGILGKDWAKGDVLMADRGFEIQDDLAPLGVKLNIPPFLKGKGQFQEDELVETRRIAKFRIHVERAIERIKNYHILDYVPITLCSPGIIDEMFFVCAMLTNFLPPLVSDDKEISDMTS, from the coding sequence ATGCCTCGATGGTGTATTGCGTACGGCTGTACAAACTCTTCAGACATGGAAATCAAAAAGTCCTGGCATCGCTTACCGCTGGAGAACAAAGAACTGCTTTCCAAATGGCTTGCAAAAATTCGACGAACGAACACGCCAGTTAATGAGCACTCGAGGCTATGTGGTGACCACTTTGAGGCCGATTGCTTTAACAGAATCCCGGGTTCCTCTCGTGTCAACTTAAAACCAGGGTCTATTCCCACAAAGTTTTGCTTTGTTCAAGAGAAAACACCGAGGAAACTTCCAGCAGAGCGAAAATCGGTCGACAGAAAACAGCCACGTTTAAACGTAAACAACCCGTCAGATGATATTGCAGAATGTGAGATTGACAACATGGAGCTCGAGATCGAGGAGTCTGAAGAAGAACGGTTGAGAAGAAGAATCAAAGAATTGGAGCTATCCCTGGAGAGAGAAACTGCCCGAAGAAAAACAGCTGAAGCTGCCTTAGAAACCAAGAGATTCTCTGTGAAAAATTTGCGACAAGATCCAAAGGTATTTAAATTTTATACCGGTTTTACTGAAGAACAGTTTTCTTGCCTTTTGGAATTCTTGGGCGATGGAATGAACAATCTGACCTACTGGGGATCATCAAGTGCTTCCAATTCCAACAATGAAGATTTGGGAGGTTTGAAACCTGGGCCGTCAAGGAAACTGACCGCTGAAGATGAGCTACTTCTGGTGTTGACCAGGCTGCGTGTTGGAATGCTTGAACAAGATTTAGCTGTTCGTTTTGAGCTCTCGCAATCGAATGTATCAAGAATTATCACCACCTGGGTTAATGCCATGTTTCACCGCTTTAAAGAAGTAGAAATCTGGCCAATGCGTGAGCAGGCATTCGCAAACTTACCTGAAAAGGTGAGGGAGTTTTGTCCAACATTAAGGTGTATCATTGATGCTACAGAAATTTATATTGAACAGCCCCAAAACCCCGAGGCTCAGCAGCTTACATTCTCTACGTACAATAATCATAACACCCTGAAGTCCCTCATTGGAATCAGTGGTGATGGTGCAATAAACTTTGTCTCCACTTTAGAAGTTGGGTCAATTTCAGACAGGGATCTGACAGTGAAATCTGGCATTCTTGGCAAGGACTGGGCTAAGGGTGATGTGCTAATGGCAGATCGTGGGTTTGAAATACAAGATGACCTTGCACCTTTGGGTGTGAAGTTGAACATTCCCCCTTTCTTAAAAGGGAAAGGTCAATTTCAAGAAGATGAACTTGTGGAAACTCGACGTATTGCCAAGTTTCGCATTCATGTTGAGCGAGCCATTGAGCGAATCAAAAATTATCACATCTTGGACTATGTGCCAATCACATTGTGCTCACCTGGCATTATTGATGAAATGTTCTTTGTTTGTGCAATGCTGACAAACTTTCTGCCACCATTAGTGTCAGACGACAAGGAAATCAGCGACATGACCTCCTGA
- the LOC140926702 gene encoding uncharacterized protein → MEWTELHDLNVCEEVLVVEPWKHSYRSKERGDSWNEIANNLNASDHPTFKVSKRSVRDRLTLLQQKYKAKMRMEEAASGIDCQETKLDKALEEIIEKEKAATDARSLQDDNKKTEKAAAEEHRNQAVERLGETEKRNAEKQDEKAQTAKKGRRSTSEVVQFLKEKSERENVLRKEDLELRRKELSQKEDMMKMLAQQQQQQTQLMLCLLAKGQNKNS, encoded by the coding sequence ATGGAGTGGACAGAACTTCATGACTTGAATGTTTGCGAAGAAGTTTTAGTTGTTGAACCTTGGAAACATTCTTACCGTAGTAAGGAAAGAGGAGATTCATGGAACGAAATAGCAAACAATTTAAATGCCTCTGATCATCCTACGTTTAAAGTATCGAAGAGAAGTGTCAGAGACAGGTTGACATTACTTCAACAAAAGTACAAAGCGAAAATGAGAATGGAGGAAGCTGCCTCTGGGATAGACTGTCAGGAAACAAAGCTAGACAAAGCGTTAGAAGAAAtcatagaaaaagagaaagcggCCACGGATGCGAGAAGCCTGCAAGATGAtaacaagaaaactgaaaaggCAGCAGCGGAGGAGCACCGCAACCAAGCGGTTGAGCGTTTGGGTGAAACCGAGAAAAGGAATGCCGAGAAACAAGACGAAAAAGCCCAGACGGCGAAGAAAGGAAGAAGATCGACGTCGGAAGTGGTgcaatttctgaaagaaaagtcAGAAAGAGAGAATGTGCTGAGAAAGGAGGATTTGGAGTTGAGACGAAAGGAGCTGAGTCAAAAGGAGGATATGATGAAAATGCTGgcacaacaacagcagcagcagaCTCAGCTTATGCTTTGTTTGCTTGCAAAAGGCCAAAATAAGAACAGTTAA
- the LOC140926700 gene encoding uncharacterized protein: MSSFHEVQEQLLLSYEDGILDEDEFLLLHEQFMPKNPNFSYEEYDRFSLDEMNDAECLAEFRFRKHDLQILSEVLQIPDSFRCYQRSVVDGMEGLCILLRRLSYPCRYSDMILRFGLPVPVLSMVSNDVLDFIYNTHRHRITQWNHNVLNPAALQIYSNVISGKGAALHNCFGIVDGTVRPVCRPGEHQRVTYNGHKRVHALKFQCVALPNGLIGNLFGPVEGRKHDAGMLADSGLLQDLQRFANSPAGNPFCLYGDPAYPHRIYLQTPFRNRALTAPMIAFNQSMSTVRKSVEWLFNDIVNYFKFMDFKKNLKISLSSVGKMYVVCAILRNALTCLYPNQTSQYFNLDPPTLQDYFA, from the exons ATGTCTTCTTTTCACGAGGTCCAAGAGCAACTTCTTTTGAGTTATGAGGACGGTATTCTAGACGAAGATGAGTTTTTGCTACTACACGAGCAATTTATGCCGAAAAATCCCAATTTCTCGTACGAGGAATACGACAGGTTTTCCCTCGATGAGATGAACGATGCCGAGTGCTTGGCAGAATTTAGATTTAGAAAGCACGACTTACAAATTCTCTCAGAGGTTCTTCAAATACCTGATAGCTTCAGATGCTATCAAAGAAGTGTTGTTGACGGAATGGAAGGTCTCTGCATTCTTCTTAGAAGATTAAGTTATCCCTGCAGATACAGTGACATGATTTTGCGATTCGGACTGCCAGTACCAGTTCTCAGTATGGTCAGTAATGACGTCTTGGATTTTATATATAACACTCACAGACATCGCATAACACAGTGGAACCACAATGTGCTTAATCCAGCTGCATTACAGATTTACAGTAACGTTATTTCCGGCAAAGGAGCTGCTTTACATAATTGTTTTGGGATCGTTGATGGGACCGTTCGACCCGTATGCAGACCAGGAGAGCATCAAAGAGTCACCTACAACGGCCATAAGAGGGTTCACGCTCTAAAATTCCAGTGTGTGGCTCTGCCGAATGGTTTAATTGGTAACCTATTTGGTCCAGTGG AGGGTCGTAAACACGATGCTGGAATGCTAGCTGATTCAGGACTTCTTCAAGACCTGCAACGCTTTGCAAATTCACCAGCTGGCAATCCATTTTGCTTGTACGGCGATCCGGCATACCCTCATAGAATTTACTTACAGACGCCATTCCGAAATAGAGCCCTTACTGCCCCAATGATTGCTTTCAACCAGTCTATGAGTACAGTGCGAAAGTCCGTAGAATGGCTGTTTAATGACATTgtaaattattttaagtttatgGACTTTAAAAAGAATCTAAAAATTAGTTTGAGTAGTGTAGGAAAGATGTATGTCGTTTGTGCAATTCTCAGGAATGCTCTTACATGCCTATATCCAAATCAGACATCCCAATACTTTAACTTAGATCCGCCAACACTACAAGATTACTTTGCTTGA